The following nucleotide sequence is from Drosophila kikkawai strain 14028-0561.14 chromosome 2L, DkikHiC1v2, whole genome shotgun sequence.
ATCCCTGGTAGCCAAGCACGGCAGAGGCGTTGATCAAGGGGCCCTTCAGGTCAATATTGACATCGGAATCGGCCTTGACGTTCTCATGGCCGTAGGCCACCTTGAACTTGCCGCTCTTGTTGCTGTTAAATGGTATGAATATGAAATCCCctatctatataaatatatagtcaGGCACTTACCCAGACTGGGGGGCAAAGTTACCCTCCAGGGAGAGCTTCAGACCCTCGAGCAGCTGATCCTGGACAGCGACCTCGGTGAACAGCGTGTTGTCTGTGTTCCACTTCTCAGTGAGGGTCAGGCCATAGTCCTTGACCTTGTACTTGGTCTCCAGGGAGCCGAAGACCTTGCCAGACTCCTGGTTGGAGTGTCCGGCTGTGTTGAACTCGATGCCCGACGAGGTCTTGGTCTTCAGATCGAGCTTCCACAGGCCGAAGTTATAGCCTTTGCTGAAGATGTCGCGAGCCTGCTTGCCCAAATCGCTGTATGATGGAGGAGCCATCTGGAAACGAACGGAACGCGCCGTAAATTAGTTTGTGAATAATCGATATAGAATGACGATGGGGCTACTTATTGCGAAATCATTTCGCTCGCCAGGTCGATTATTGCGCGAAACAATAGATAATATTTATGGATTATGGAGGTTCTGACGTCTAATCTTATCAGCAACATGAtgattatttacttttttcgTTTTATCGAAATTGTAGTGTTCTATTGGCCACCGCggaaaagtgaaaactgaACATGGAAACAATTCTCAGGGGCCAGTTTCCCTTTTGGCTAAATGTCAATTTCGTGCagcaagaataaataaatcaatttaaattagtgtttGGCTGCCTTGAACAGGCCAGAGTTGCCAGCTGCGGTGCGGAAGAGTCGCCAATGATTCGGCAAGGGGGTCATTGTACTCGACTGGGCCAAGAGAAAGTAAGCGGAAAAGTGGGAAAAAAAAGACGGAACACTACAGAGTTCTCGCTAAGGCGTCGCCCCTTTTTACAAACCCGGACATCTTGACAACTCCGTCGGAGCTCCTCCTTCAACATATTATATGTCCAGTCTCTGGGAACGTAATCTCCTGTCTCGACcattttccacaaatattttttgtccaggatttaaaataataagttACGTGTTAAAGCCCCTCGGTTTACGAATAAGTAAATTGGATTGAAGTGCTTCATATTGCTACTATGATCACTATTCCTGAAATTCCTTATTTTGAAATctaaaatatctttatttatttcaaatttattttaggaaaaccactcaattattattattatttccaaGCTAAAATATTTggacatttaatattttaattttgtttattaaaaactttttttttttaatattgtacTAAGAtatagtatttaaatattttattctgcTTGATGATTAGTATCTTTTGCATACGCCTGTCATTTCCATGACTGTAATTTCGATTGTATCACTTATCTGGACACGATTGTGGCCCCCACCTCCCTCCGTCTGTTTACGTTCCGTACTTGTGCTGGCATTAATTGCTGGTCAGTCTTTCTAGGCAGCGAAGCGATCATTGACACAGAAGCTAACTGCACATTTGCAGCCTCCTCTTTGGTCTAGCTTCGTCTTCGTTTCTATTTCCGTGTGACGTCAAGAATGCGAGAAACAGTCGCGCTGCGAATATTGAAAACGGTGCCTATGCCTGGCTGCTGATGTTCCAAGgcggaaaattatgaaaagcGCCGAGCGGCAGGCTGGCACTCAGGGGTCGTTATGGCCAACAGCCAAAAGACGGGGAAATGGGCAACAACAAAGTCGAGGCCCAGAAGAAGATGTCAGGTGATGTAACTTGTGATCATAGCCGAATGGATATTAATTTCCGgtaaaaaggaaaatgaatCTCCTAGTGACCTTGACGAGCAGGGAGGGGGTAGCAAATTTTCGCCAGTTGCATAACACCACCGGGGAAATCGATTAACAGCCTAAACAGAACACAAAAAGGTGCCACACGCAAAAAGGGTATTGATTTTTCGGTGACGTCACTGCTAAAACTACCACCTACAACTAGCAAAAGGTGCAACTAAGTAAACCTCTCACACACCTCACATGACCGCAAACAACAAACGGCGATAAAGAACGGGTAAAGAGGACACTGATGTTTGCAGAGCAGCAAAGCAACAACGTGATAACGAGCAGAATTgatcaaaacaatttaaacgAGAGCGATTCGTGTTACGTAACAACAGACATTTTCGCCAGGcactttttcattttttctctttcttttccaTTTGCCGGCAGCTGCTGCCAATGAACTGTACCTGCGTTGGTGTGCGTGTGCGGATGTGAGTGTGTATTTGGTGACCGGTATATTCGCTGTttttatcaattaattatagtttcgAACACTCCCCCAATCGGCTGAATAtcagttcttttttttcgtcaCCGAGCTGAGCCCTTTAGCGTTCATGCGCGTGTCTacttgcaattttttttttcgtttcgaGGTTATGAAATCACTAGCACTGCAAAATCGAAATTATCCAGTTTTCGGGGGATTTCAGGGGGTTTTCTGGCGGCGATCGGCGGGCGGGGGCGGTCTTAAGCAAGCTGTACTTACTTTGGATGAGCTTGAGTTTTAGAGTGTAATGCGAAACGCAGAGGAACAGAGACAACCACGAGACCACGAACGTACACCACAAAAAATTTTGTGATAAGATTAGGCGAAGTGTGACCGCAGAATTATCGATAGATTATGCCGTTCCTCTCTAAAAATACTGTTAGTACCGTTTTTATGTCTGAAAATATACCAATGTGTGTATTTTACAAGTCGATTTTTTATCGGACGCTTCATTAAAGCATatgctaattttaatttaattttttaatctgatcacttttcttttttcaaactAATATTATAGTTGTATAAGCACTTGttgaattaaattgttttagtattttttgttgtacgTTTTTGCCACTACTACCACCACTAAGGCgcctgtttttaatttttcaaataactaaATCAGCTTTCAAATAATTCTATAAAATCAATAAGTGCCACACCTCCTTTTTAATAAGAGAGCTTTCGGTTTCTCGTGGTGAATGCTAAAAGTTCATTTTCTgccttttgtttacttttagtGATCAAGGGcttttaacgtattttccccattttcaaaaaatctgTTTGTAACGGTTAAAAAATATGGCATGTCACAAAAAGTGGagttaatttactttaattactACTTGCATCATtggcatcgattgatttttagGTACACATGGACCTATTTTTAGAACTCCCACCATCCGCCCCACCCGACCGCATCACATGGCATCAGCATCAGTTGGTGTAATGTGCATTGCGAGTGTAGCGACAGCATGCTGAAGGCCCGTCTGGAGCAGGACGCCGTCTTTGGACGCTGCCTGGCCACCGCGTCCTCCGTGCGACGCGGGGATCTGGTCTTGGAGGAGCTGCCCTTCGCCCGCGGACCGAAACGGGACAGCGGCATCGTGTGCCTCGGTTGCTATCAGTTCCTGCAGTTCGGAGAGGATGGCGACTCCCTGGACCGCTGCGAGCTCTGCGATTGGCCGCTGTGCGGATCGTGTGCCGGCGGAGATGACGCCACCGATCATAGCGACGAATGCGAGATCTTCTCCGCCGCACGTGTCACTTTCGCCGGGAATGTGAGCGACGATGGCGTCTGTACGCAATTAGATTGCATAACACCATTGAGGTTAGTTCGTTGGGACTCCAGCGGGGGATCGGGGGCCGGACTACCTGTCAAAATATTGCTTTTTGGGAATATATTAGTTTTGGCAGCCAGTGCGCATTTCTCGCACACGGGATGGGGGGCTGTCAGCTGGCAAATAACGAAAAATCTAGGGAGACGGGGACCGAGCAGTCTAAAGATTCGGAAGGAGGAAGATAGAATACGGAGGCAAGGCGGCTGTTGGCGCAGATCAAAAGACAACACCAAAATGCAGGGCACAGTGGTAGGAATGGACACAGAATTCTTTGAAATATgatttaatctattttttagtaaGCATAAAACTTaaccaaaacaaaatgtataatgtaaaCATCCTTTATAATTCTTAAAGTATAGATCTTAAGGAATTGCTTTTGATTTATTGTATGAtcttgtatttttatacccgTGGGTATTTTAAGTCAGAATTTTGCCAGGCGAAGGAGTCTAGCCCAGAaaagttttccgaattgaatttgatacTTTTTTGACTTAGTAATGGGTTTCTTAAACTGTAAAGACATCTCGAGATCTCTTTCAAAGTATTTCCTAGCATAGAATTTCTGTACGAAATCAAACAACTTATTTCCACAATTTTAACAAGCTAATATGCCCTCTTAATTGTATGTACCTATTTCCTTATATTTATGctctttatacatatattaatttaatccATCGCTCATTTGAATTAATAGTAAATGGAAATAGAACTTGAGAGCCTTAACAACCCAGggaaaatacatataatttaGTGAGGTGGAcctataatttaataataatttgaattaaaccaattaatttattttaattaatttatgtaatttaAGCAGAGTGAAATGCTATAaccaatttataattttgtaagaaGTCGAAtggcataaataataataataaattacccATCCTGACCACTGTGCCCGCAAATATTAATGCTTGATGCCCGAGGCAGGCCGAGATGTTGCTATCTTTGCTAGATGGCAGATGGCATAATCTGTGCCCGTGCCAGTAAGCGACATGACATCGACGCCAACGCTGCCGGTGAATCGCACATCGGTGCAATGGAGTCCCGTCTGCGGACGCTATCTGGTGGCCGAGGGAGCGGTGGCAGGTCATGGTCTGCTGATCGAGGAGCTGCCGTTTGCCTTGGGACCAAAGTGTAATGGACCGGTGGTTTGCTTGGGCTGTTACGAATCGGATCCCGAGCTGTGCACCGAATGTGGATGGCCGCTTTGCGATGAGTGCTCTCGGAGCCAGGAAAATCATCATTCCGAATGGGAGTGCCGGGTGTTCCAGGATGCTCGGGCTCGATTCTTCAGCCTGCCCAAGGGGAGCAGCCACTGCCCGCAACTGGACTGCATTATGCCGCTGAGGTAAACCCCCAGCGGCGAGCGGTACATAAATAGACCCAGCCATTAAACGCGAAATCTGGGGAGTCCATTGTGTATTCTTTAGACTAAATTCGCTTGTCTGgcaaatctttaaatattaggTTTAGATTTCAAGATATTTTAAGggatataatttataatttcctgTAGCtttacagttttataatttcattttgtaaTTTCCTACCTTATCTCTATGATTTCCAGAGTTCTGTTGGCCAAGGAGGCAAATCCGGCGAGATGGGACAACGAAGTGGCCCCAATGGAACATCACGAGGAGGAGCGTAAACAGGATGCGGACTTGTGGCATGCGGATCGCGTGAACATTGCTCAGTATTTGCGGGGACCCTGCAAGCTGGCCTCTCGTTTCAGTGAGGAGCTCATCATGCAGGTGGTGGGAGTCCTAGAGGTAAACGCCTTCGAGGCAAGGACCTCAAGAGGTTATCCATTGAGGTGTCTGTATCCGTACACTGGCATTCTGGCTCACAATTGTGTGCCCAACACATCGAGGAGCATCTATCCTAGCGAGGGGTACAAGTAAGTATCTAAGAGGTATCTCTTCCTTCAAAGCTTTTCAATcctttaaatttctaaaagaATCCGCCTTCGAGCTATGGTGGATCTGGAGGAGGGTCAGCCCCTGCATCACAGCTATACCTACACTTTGGATGGCTCCGCTCAGAGGCAGAGCCATCTGCGGCAGGGAAAATACTTTGACTGCCAATGCGATCGCTGCCTGGATCCCACCGAGCTGGGGACGCATTTCTCCAGCTTAAAGTGTGGACAGTGTACCGAGGGTTACCAAGTGCCCTGGCAGCCGACGGGTGAGTAGAATTGCAAAGTTACCCATGAATCCAatccatataaatatatatccttcGACAGAGTCCGATACCAGTTGGAACTGCAGCAGCTGTGGCGCCTGCACCAGCAATCCCGAGGTCCAGGCTATGTTGCAATCCCTGCAATCAGAGGTTAATGTAGTCCAGGCCTTGGAAATGGGCCCAAAGCGTTTGGAGGAGGCCGAGCGTCTGCTGCGCAAGTACAAGTCCCTGCTGCATCCGCTGCACTACATCGCCACGGGTCTGAGGCAGTTGCTCATCGAGATGTATGGACGGGTGCAGGGCTACGAGATGGTCCAGCTGCCAGATCACCAGCTGGAGCGCAAGGCGCAGCTATGTCGCGAGGTGTTGCGTGTGCTGAACTCCTTTGAACCCGGTCTGAGTCGCACACGAGCCATGAACCTGTACGAGATGCACGTTCCGCTGGTGCTGCTGGCCAAAAGCGGTTTCATAGCCAACAAACTGAAGGGCGGCGAGCTACGTGCCCCGCTTGTGGATGCCATCGATCTGCTGAAAGAGTGCGTGGAGATTCTGGAGTTCGAGGACCAAAGCTCGCAGGAGGGCGTGCTGTGCGGAGTGGCCAAGCAGGCGCTGAAACAACTGAGCCTGAGTGTCGAGGGCCTGGGAAGTGAGCTCGATTGAAGccatgtatgtatatacttaTGCATATCAGATAGCTTTATTGGAAAAACTGTTCAAGTGGGACAATCTCTTTCGGATGGTGGTGGTGTGACATTGAATAACTCTTTAGTGCTTGAAGGTCCAAAAAGAACAATAAACTACAACTTAAAAGCGAATATTACTAGCTATTACTGCACACGGTTTTGATTTGGTATATATACGCGTCTACTATTTGATCGTAAATCGTAAATGCCTTACAGTATTATTGAGATTTTCCCATGTCTCAAATCAGATTATTTTCGCTTAATCGGATACTGGTAAAAAATACCCCGGCTGGCCGAAGATCTATTCTTCCTATCGACGTACAAAAATGTTCTACGCCGGCATGCAAGTTCCCTATAAAATATCCAAGTTCCTTTTGAGTATGCTCTCCGCCGCTCTGCTTCCTCCCTGTCGCTGCttcctttatatttataatttcaaaattattataaactaaagcATAAATTAAGTTGGAATCTGCACTATAATACACACATTACGCAATACGAATCGATTTGTAAGGGCTGAgttaaaaaaatggaaatcacactttgtttaaaaactaaaaacactcttgccgggcTCCTTCCTCAGCAGGCACACAATAAACACAAGGACAAcagataataataaatacttcCGGACCCTAGACCTCGTGACTCAGCAGCGGCGTGTCGTGGTAGCGGGAGGCGTGATTCAAGCTAGTGCAGGGCAGCAGCCACAGGCCCGGATGACCGCGTCCAAAGACATCAGCCAGCAGCTGGTACTTGCGCCGGTTGGGTCGGTAGGTGCCCTTCTGTTGTATCGCCTCCACGGCCGTCTCATCGTATAGAATAGCGTGAAGCTGGTCCACCATAATGGCCGTTACGAAAAGGCCAAACAGGGCGGAGACTAGCAAGAGGATGACGGAGTGAATCCTGGAAGGGGGAAATGTATTCCCATATTTGTAGTCACATAAATGTATTCCCATCGCCAACACACTATGCATACAGATAGGTTTATCCCAAAAAGGGGGATATATATACTTACATTCGGACCTGGGTCTCAAGCACATTCTGGTTGCACTCATCGCAGGGCCACACCCACGAGGAGACAATCAAGCCAATGGAGTAAAGCGAGAGCAGGGCCACATAAATGAGGAACTGCAGGAAGTACTTCTGGTTGCGCTCGCCCACGCAGTTGTTGATCCAGGGACAGTGGTGGTCCATGCGCCGGACACAGCGCTTGCATATGCGACAGTGGTGGGCTCGCGGCGGTCGGTATGTCTCACAACGTGTGCAAACGGTCCATTCGCTGCTATGCCCATTTCCCGATGgattgttcttgttgttggtggtgtGCAGGTCGGAGAAGTCCAAGCGGTTGGCGGGCAGGGGCACGATTCCGGGATCAGAGAACACGGCCTTGACATGCGACATAGCCAGTAGGAAGACCACGGTGTTGAAGAGCACCACATGAAAGGACATCCAGAGGCTGATGGTGACAATGGATAGCCGGATCAATGGAGGTGACTTGACAAATAACCAGCGATTACTCACCTGCCCGGCATCGTGGTCAGTATGATCCAGCGGATGACCACATAGTCCGCGTAGAGAACAGCCCCATAGGTGACCACCAAGCAGGCAATGCCACAGGGATCGCGTATAAAGACCATTGCTGAGACGTCCGCGGGGTACGatattgttttataattttctgccCCGTTGTCTCCTCTctctttaattgaattagaaACCGAAGGGGCTGATTTCCGTTGCCCCTCCTCCCCCTGCGACAAACCAAGGGGCGAAAAATAACAATTGTTGCTGTACTCCCTAAGGCTTGTCTGGGGGCCCACGATCCGCTCCAGTGGGCTGTGCACTGATTGCTGGTGGGGACGCGTCGGTTACCGCACTATCCGTACTCGGTGTGTGTGAATAAAACGCAAATGAAGCGTTTCATTGACTTTTAGGGTTTATTTTACGCTtggaaatttcatttatttatttagtgtGACCGTTGCCCGGAAGCGTAAAAAACCCACACTGTGCCTTCATACACTGAAAATATCGTTCTGGTATTagcaaatttaaattcttcaaaattttttaaaaacataaagatTCAAATAGTAAAATAAGTTACTTTAAccgtttttattaataatacacacataataatataaaaaatctgaatTAAAACGTCTCAGTTCTTGGCCTTGTTCTCCTTGCCGCGCTCTAGCGCCTCGAGCTGACGGGCCCTCTCGGCCATTCCCTCCTTGATCCAAGGATGTGTCATCACGGCGACCAAGCCGATTCGGTTCTGTAGACGCAGCAACTGCAAGTGAAAAGCCCGTTAGTTACTCTTATATATTACATTAATAATGTTACTCGTACCCCCGAAATGAGCTCCTTGCTGCCCTTGGACAAGTGCGAGGGATAGTGGATCTCCAGTCGCCGGATCTTGTTATAAGTGCTCTCCGTGCTGTTCGACTCGAAGGGCGCGCAGCCTACGAGAAACTCGTAGCAGAGGATGCCAAGGCACCACTGATCAACCGAATCGTCGTAAGGCGAGTTATTCACCATCTCTGGCGGCAGATAGTCCAGGGTACCGCACAGCGTGCGTCGCTTGTTGTTGGGCGTGTGAGCCGACCATCCAAAGTCGGCTAGCTTCAGATCGTCAGTGCTAGTGAGCAGGATGTTCTCCGGCTTCAAATCCCGATGAATGACATTGTTCAGGTGGCAGTAGTTCAGGGCATTGGCCACCTGGTAAGTGTACTTTGCCGACCTCGGCTCGTCGAAGCGGTGATTGGGGGCGTTGCGCAGGTGCTTGTAGACCTCGCCCCCAGAGGCTATCTCAAGAGCCAGGTAAATGCGGTTCTCGTCATGGAACCAGGTCAGGAGGCGCAGAATGTTGGGGTGCTTCAGACGTGACTGGATCTCGATCTCGCGCAGCACCTGGCGCTGCACGTTGCCTTTACGCAGCTCCTCCTTGAACAGAACCTTCATGGCCACCAGAAAGTGCGAGTGCCGCTCGCGGGCCAAGTAGACGCGGCCAAACTTTCCACGCCCCAAGTGGGCGCCCATCTCAAATTCACGGGCAGTCCAATCGTAACTGTGTGTGTGAATCAGTGAATTCTTGGTTGCTTCACTTTCCAGGTGCTCTATACTCACGGTTTGCCGTAGGCGTCGTGGGACAACATCTTGAGGCACATCTTGTTGACCGGCTCCTGGTAATCCTCGGGTACATTGCTTAGAAGCTGCGGTAGGTGGGTGCGATTGGCATGCTTTTGACGGGGCTGCGTCATGGCGCTATATCGCAATTATACTGAATTATATCGaagaaaacaataataaataaatattttttcgatGGCGTCCCTTTGATTTGCGCGTTTTTTTTCGAATGCTGAGATTAGTGTGACCGATTGTCACCAATGACAAAATCAGCTGTTCACCAAAAGTGAACTAgatccaaaaataaatcgtaggaaaatgaaaatataaaattaataaataaaatagaaaatgatacaataattaaattattagtactaaatttaagaagaaatgcTTATTTTTTGTGGTATTAGTTGTTGGACTTGTTAAGGGAAGAGCCATTTTAATATCTGGCAGCACTGCCCTGGCTTTTCGCGTCAACTGCCAACTGGGCACACTCGTCATTAGTCATTTTTTTACACAATAAACCTAAATTTAGCGAATTTAAAATCGTTTTCTGGCACCTCTTAAGCTTTTCTTTAAGCTTTCTTTGCCCGCTAGCCGTTAAATTAACGCGCAAAAGGATATCGCAGGGAAAAACTAGAGCATAGCCGTCTCTTTGTCGCCCAGACGCACCGAAAATCGATAGCCCcagtaaaaacaaaaggggAATAATCTGGACAAAGTGCGAACGGGGGATTGGCCTGGACTTGAGATTGGATAAACAGCAACGCAACCAGCTTGTTGGCAAACAGCAGCATGGGTATCTTCGGGCAGTCGTCGCCTTTTGACGCCGACGTGGGTGAGTATTATCAATAGAGGCGTAGAAGGCGGCGCATTTCCAATTGGAATGACTGGCTGGCTGCATTTCATAGTTTTCTATTCTTATCGGCGCACTTTTGCCCCCTTTTGCGCGTAGTTTCTTCACTTCTTCTAATTAAGCAAACAGACAACAAAGAAAGTCATGTGAGAGGGATGCTGTGCGCAGCTGTGCCCTGCGTCCGTTGACCCTTCTTCTTGTTGGAGTTTTTTCGGTCGACAGTCGCTGACCTTGAGTGACGtaccaccagcaccagcaccgcCCTCCCCCTCCCCTAATGCAATttgtattgattttttttattgttccaATCAGTGCCTTATCTTCACTTTCCAATATGAGTCACTGGGCAAGATAAGCTAATTCGGttctttgtgtttgttttaaacCCATAGAAAAGGCCACCAGCGAGACGAACACCAACGATGACTGGACACTGATCCTGGATGTGTGCGACAAGGTTACCACCAATCCGCGTTTGTCCAAGGATTGCCTAAAAGCGGTGATGCGTCGCATGGGCCACTCCGATCCGCACGTGGTGATGCAGGCCATCACGCTGCTGGACGCTCTGTCGAGCAACTGTGGCAAGCCTTTCCACCTGGAGGTGGCCTCCCGAGATTTTGAAACGGAGTTCCGCCGGCTGCTGGGAAAGGCGCAGCCTAAGGTATCCCTGGTAAGTGCCATGCTCCTCTATCCAGATCTGTAAATAACCGTCATTTCCTCATAGAAAATGCGCCAAGTCCTAAAGAACTGGGCTGATAACGACTACAAGAACGATCGCGAGCTGGATTTGATCCCCGCTCTCTACACCAAGCTGCGTCTCGAGGGATACGATTTTAAGAATTTGGGTGACAAGGGCAGCAAGTCTGCTGCCGAAAAGGCTGCCGCCTTGCCCAAGGATCCGAATGTAGTGAGCAGCCAGCAGGAAGAGGATGACATTGCCAAGGCCATTGAACTGTCGCTCAAGGAGAACAAGGGAAGCCCCAAGACTGGAAGTGGAGTTGTTGCCAGCTCCAGCACCGCCAGTGCCTATCCCTCTTTGTATCCTTCATTCGGAGGAGGCAATGCCGTTGCATCCTCCGCGCCGAGCAGCGATGCTAGCAACGCCACTCCAGCCCCGGAGCCGAGAAAGGTGCGGGCTTTGTACGACTTTGAGGCGGCGGAGGAGAACGAGCTCACCTTCTTCTCGGGAGAGATTATTCATGTGATGGACGACAGCGATCCGAACTGGTGGAAGGGCTTCAATCAGCGCGGCGAGGGTCTCTTCCCCTCGAACTTTGTTACTGCCGACCTGTCCGTGGATCCCGAGCGCTTGGACATTAATCAGCAGCATAAGTcggccgccgctgctgccggaCAAAGGGAGTTGGACtcggctgcagctctgcagcTAAAGACTGAAGCGGCCGTTGCAGCTGCCGCCGCTCAGCCCGTGGAGATCGACGAGTCGAAGATCGATAGGCTTCTGCACTTGCTTCATGAGGCGAATCCCGAGGATCCCTCGCAGGACAGTAACGAGATGTTGCGGCTGGAGCAGGAGGTCCATCAGATGGGTCCGTTGATCGACGCAGAGTTGGAACGCGTGGACCGCAAGCATGCCCAGCTGACGCAGTTGTCTAGCGACCTTGTGGACGCCATCAATCTGTACCATACTCTGATGCGGGACGATCGGGCTGCGGCAGGACAGTTTACGGCAGCAGCGGGTGGCTTTATGCCCGGAATGGCTCCCGGATTTCCGGGGGCAGCTCTCTACGGAGCACCTGGCTATCCCGCAGCAGGCGCTTTTCCTACGGCCCAAAACTATCCCGGCATGCACTCGTTGCCATATGGTCCGCCTTCAGCGGCACCTGTTCCCCGCGGTGGAGCTCCAAGTGGTTATTTGGGACAAGGTCAGGTGCCAATGCCGTATCAGAATGGTCATGCCCCGCAGATGAATTGTAAGTAGTCTTAATAACTCTCTTTTAGAAGataatatagttttattttgtgattACTCTTTCAGCGCTGCCACCCCATCTGGCTCAGCCCTCAGCCGCTGCTCCTGTGCCCCAGCCCCTTTATAATGCCCAGCCCACGCCCGTGACCAATCCACAACAGCAGCTGCCACATCAGCATCCCCAGCAGCCACCGCAACAGCATCCCCAGCAG
It contains:
- the aurB gene encoding aurora kinase B; the protein is MTQPRQKHANRTHLPQLLSNVPEDYQEPVNKMCLKMLSHDAYGKPYDWTAREFEMGAHLGRGKFGRVYLARERHSHFLVAMKVLFKEELRKGNVQRQVLREIEIQSRLKHPNILRLLTWFHDENRIYLALEIASGGEVYKHLRNAPNHRFDEPRSAKYTYQVANALNYCHLNNVIHRDLKPENILLTSTDDLKLADFGWSAHTPNNKRRTLCGTLDYLPPEMVNNSPYDDSVDQWCLGILCYEFLVGCAPFESNSTESTYNKIRRLEIHYPSHLSKGSKELISGLLRLQNRIGLVAVMTHPWIKEGMAERARQLEALERGKENKAKN
- the Dnz1 gene encoding palmitoyltransferase ZDHHC3 → MVFIRDPCGIACLVVTYGAVLYADYVVIRWIILTTMPGSLWMSFHVVLFNTVVFLLAMSHVKAVFSDPGIVPLPANRLDFSDLHTTNNKNNPSGNGHSSEWTVCTRCETYRPPRAHHCRICKRCVRRMDHHCPWINNCVGERNQKYFLQFLIYVALLSLYSIGLIVSSWVWPCDECNQNVLETQVRMIHSVILLLVSALFGLFVTAIMVDQLHAILYDETAVEAIQQKGTYRPNRRKYQLLADVFGRGHPGLWLLPCTSLNHASRYHDTPLLSHEV
- the porin gene encoding voltage-dependent anion-selective channel isoform X2 → MAPPSYSDLGKQARDIFSKGYNFGLWKLDLKTKTSSGIEFNTAGHSNQESGKVFGSLETKYKVKDYGLTLTEKWNTDNTLFTEVAVQDQLLEGLKLSLEGNFAPQSGNKSGKFKVAYGHENVKADSDVNIDLKGPLINASAVLGYQGWLAGYQSAFDTQQSKLTTNNFALGYATKDFVLHTAVNDGQEFSGSIFQRTSDKLDVGVQLSWASGTSNTKFAIGAKYQLDDDASVRAKVNNASQVGLGYQQKLRDGITLTLSTLVDGKNFNAGGHKIGVGLELEA
- the SmydA-3 gene encoding SET domain-containing protein SmydA-8 isoform X2, with the protein product MTSTPTLPVNRTSVQWSPVCGRYLVAEGAVAGHGLLIEELPFALGPKCNGPVVCLGCYESDPELCTECGWPLCDECSRSQENHHSEWECRVFQDARARFFSLPKGSSHCPQLDCIMPLRVLLAKEANPARWDNEVAPMEHHEEERKQDADLWHADRVNIAQYLRGPCKLASRFSEELIMQVVGVLEVNAFEARTSRGYPLRCLYPYTGILAHNCVPNTSRSIYPSEGYKIRLRAMVDLEEGQPLHHSYTYTLDGSAQRQSHLRQGKYFDCQCDRCLDPTELGTHFSSLKCGQCTEGYQVPWQPTESDTSWNCSSCGACTSNPEVQAMLQSLQSEVNVVQALEMGPKRLEEAERLLRKYKSLLHPLHYIATGLRQLLIEMYGRVQGYEMVQLPDHQLERKAQLCREVLRVLNSFEPGLSRTRAMNLYEMHVPLVLLAKSGFIANKLKGGELRAPLVDAIDLLKECVEILEFEDQSSQEGVLCGVAKQALKQLSLSVEGLGSELD
- the porin gene encoding voltage-dependent anion-selective channel isoform X1; translation: MVETGDYVPRDWTYNMLKEELRRSCQDVRMAPPSYSDLGKQARDIFSKGYNFGLWKLDLKTKTSSGIEFNTAGHSNQESGKVFGSLETKYKVKDYGLTLTEKWNTDNTLFTEVAVQDQLLEGLKLSLEGNFAPQSGNKSGKFKVAYGHENVKADSDVNIDLKGPLINASAVLGYQGWLAGYQSAFDTQQSKLTTNNFALGYATKDFVLHTAVNDGQEFSGSIFQRTSDKLDVGVQLSWASGTSNTKFAIGAKYQLDDDASVRAKVNNASQVGLGYQQKLRDGITLTLSTLVDGKNFNAGGHKIGVGLELEA
- the SmydA-3 gene encoding SET domain-containing protein SmydA-8 isoform X1, which gives rise to MLKARLEQDAVFGRCLATASSVRRGDLVLEELPFARGPKRDSGIVCLGCYQFLQFGEDGDSLDRCELCDWPLCGSCAGGDDATDHSDECEIFSAARVTFAGNVSDDGVCTQLDCITPLRVLLAKEANPARWDNEVAPMEHHEEERKQDADLWHADRVNIAQYLRGPCKLASRFSEELIMQVVGVLEVNAFEARTSRGYPLRCLYPYTGILAHNCVPNTSRSIYPSEGYKIRLRAMVDLEEGQPLHHSYTYTLDGSAQRQSHLRQGKYFDCQCDRCLDPTELGTHFSSLKCGQCTEGYQVPWQPTESDTSWNCSSCGACTSNPEVQAMLQSLQSEVNVVQALEMGPKRLEEAERLLRKYKSLLHPLHYIATGLRQLLIEMYGRVQGYEMVQLPDHQLERKAQLCREVLRVLNSFEPGLSRTRAMNLYEMHVPLVLLAKSGFIANKLKGGELRAPLVDAIDLLKECVEILEFEDQSSQEGVLCGVAKQALKQLSLSVEGLGSELD